A segment of the Nostoc sp. TCL26-01 genome:
TAGAAAACGTCCAAACCGCTAATGTCGCTCTAGAGCAAGCCAGAGAAGCCCTACGTCTAGCACGCTTACGTTTCCAAGCTGGTGTAGGTACTCAAACAGATGTGATCAACTCAGAAAACGATCTGACACAAGCTGAGGGCAATAGAATCACCGCAATTCTAGATTACAACCGCGCCTTGGCTCAGTTACAGCGTGCAGTTACTTCTAGAGGATTGCGTTAGATTGGTCATTAGTCATTAGTTATTAGTCATTGGTCATTGGTCATTAGTGCTGAGTAATGAGTGCTGAGTACTGAGTCTAAAGTTTTTTGACTGTTGACCATTGACTATTGACTATTGACCATTGACTCTTGACTATTGACTCTTGACTACTTAATTCATGACTACAGTTACATCACAAGAAATTGCCTTGTTTCGCTCTCAATTGGCTGATGACTCTGGCGCTATGGTGGCTTTGGACTTAATTGAGGACTGCGAAGGAGATTTAGAAGATGCGGCGATGACACTAGCCATCAAAGCGGGACAAGAACCAGAACGAGCCAATGCTGAATGGTTAGATGCTTTGGCAAGAAAGTGGCGTGCTGTAATTTGTGAACAAGAGTTTCGCTCTCAATTGCTCGACGGCTCGATTGTAGAAATGATGGCACATCTCAAAACAATGCCCACATTCCCCAAAATTTTAGCAACACCAGTTTTGATATATATTCTCAAACAAGGTGTAGACAACTTTTGCGAACCCTTGGATCTTCTTAAATAATAAGAGTGAGAGTGATGAGTCCTGAGTGCTGAGTGCTGAGTGCTGAGTAAAGAGTGAGGGAGTGAGAGAGTGCTGAGTGCTGTTAGCGGTAGCGGGGCGTTTAGCCCGTGCTGAGTGCTGAGTAGTGTTCTTACTAATTTTGAATTTTGCGAACAGAACTTTTCAAGACGAATTTTGAATTCCCCGCAGTGGTTGACCAATGACCAATGACCAATGACCAATGACTAATGACTCTTCCCTATTGCCTATTGCCTATTGCCTATTCCCCAATCCCTATTCCCTGATACCCTGTTAATTAAGGCAAAACTTTTTTTAGATAAATCAATTTCATCAAATGAATTACCTTGTTGCCGTATTATCAGACCGTATCCAAGCTGAAGAGGCTTACTTAGCTTTAGAAAAAGCAGGCATCAACAGCACTATTTTGGGTAAAGGGTATAAAACTGCTGATGAGTTTGGCTTAATTGATCCCAATGCTCAAGCCAGAAAGCAAGTCAAACTTATGGCAATTTGGTTAGTCCCATTCGGCTTTTTTGCTGGCTTTACTTTTAGTTACATCACTGGATTAGATACCTTTGCCTGGGCTGGGGAAATCGGTAATCACATTGTTGGTGGGCTTTTAGGCGCTGCTAGTGGTGCGATGGGTAGTGTAGTTGTCGGTGGTGGAGTTGGCTTAATTGTCGGTGGTGGTGATGCTCTACCCTACCGCAACCGCTTAGATGCAGGTAAGTACTTAGTTGTAGTTCAGGGTTCAGAAACTTTGTCTCGCCAAGCCACCAGGATATTACGCCAGTTTGAGCCAGAAAATATCCAAGGCTATGCTGAGTACTGAGTGCTGAGTATAGAGTGAGGGAGTGAGGGAGTGAGAGACAAGGAAGGGGACAAGGGGACAAGGGGAAAATAATTTTGACCAATGACCAATGACCAATGACTATTGACTATTGACCATTGACCATTGACTCTCTACCCACTGCTTCGGTGATGGAGTTTAGCCCATTTTCTTCTAACTTAGCAGCTAACCCAGCTAAAATTCGCCGCACCATCATCGGCCCTTCGTAAATCCAACCTGTATACACTTGAATTAAGCTAGCGCCAGCAGTAATTTTTTCCCAAGCATCTGCGGCGGTAAATATACCACCTACGCCAATGATCGGAATTTGCCCTTGGGTTTGCTGCCAAATAAAACGAATAACTTCAGTAGAACGATCGCGCACAGGCGCACCACTAATTCCCCCTGCTTCTGTTTCGGGTGATGTACCTGTTTGCTCAATCACCTGGGTTTTTAGCCCATCACGGCGGATGGTGGTGTTGGTGGCGATAATTCCTGCTAGCTGGTAGGTTTTGGCTAAGGTGATTATATCAGCGATCGCCTCCCATTCTAAATCAGGTGCTATCTTGACAAATATGGGTTTATGTGCATTATTTTCTTTTTGCAGTCCATCCAAGATGGTACTGAGCATAGAAGCATCTTGGAGCGATCGCAATCCGGGGGTATTGGGAGAGGAAACGTTGACGACAAAATAATCTCCCAACTCTTTGAGTAAACGAAAACTATTTAAATAATCTGCTGCGGCTGCTTCTAGGGGAGTGACTTTAGATTTACCCAAATTAATCCCAATGGGGATGGCAAAGTTTAACTCTCGTTTTTCTTGCGCCAAACGTTCTGCCATATCGGCTGCACCACTATTATTAAACCCCATACGGTTAAGAGCAGCTTTATCTAAAGGCAAGCGAAACAGACGAGGACGAGGATTTCCCGGCTGTGGGACAAAGGTGACAGTCCCCAATTCCGCAAAACCAAAACCCAACTTTGCCCAAATAGCCGCCGCTACCCCATCTTTATCAAAACCAGCCGCCAAGCCTACAGGGTTAGGAAAGTTTAAACCAAACAAATTCTGTTGTAAGCGCGGATCTTGGAGACACAGAGATTGCTGTAGTATATTCTGCACTAACTGAGTAGTGGAGCGATCGCTTGTATGCGACAGCAAACTCAAACTCCTCATTGTCTGCTGATGCAGCCACTCCGGATCTGCCTTCATCAAATTAAATAAAAACGGACGAACAGCTAGTTGATAGATATCCATAGTCAATGGTCAATGGTCATTGGTCAATAGTCAATAGTCAATAGTCATTAGTTATACTCTCCCTGTCACCTGTCACCTGTCACCTGTCACCTGTCACCTATCCCCTATCCCCTGTCACCTATCCCCTATCCCCTATCCCCTTTTCCCTCCCGAAATTCTCGGAAAGCGGCGTATAAATATTAGTCGGGGACAATTTCTGGGCATCTTATATAGTACAAGTTATGTTGATTAATAATCAGATGGGGCAGCCACAAAAACCGATAGCCGCCGAACAACCGATTCTCGCCTTGGGACGTGTTTTACAATGTCTGAGGGAAGAGGATGATGTTGATGTTCTGATTGAAACTACTATTACTTATATCCAGCAACAGTTTAATTACAACCTAATTTGGATTGCTTGTTACGATCGCCTCAAGCACGTCTTATTTGGTAAAGGTGGTGTCACGCCTAGTAATGAGGTAAATTTTTTACGTAAACGGGTTGTGCTGATTCCTGGTGATTTATTAGAGCAAGTAGTAATTCAACAGTGTCCTTTAGGCGTGGCAGATATTCGCAACGAAAATCGTGCTGGAGAGTTACAGGAATTAGGAAAAAAATTTAATATTCAAGGGACAATTATTTTGCCCATGCGCCATAAAGATAAGTGTATGGGTTTGCTTTTACTTGGTTCTGAACGGTGGGGTTACTTGCTGCCAGAAGAAGGAAAAGCTCGTTTAATGATGGTTTTGGGTGAATTGGCGGCGGTACTTTCTCAACGAGAAATTGATTTGCAACAAAAGCAAACTAAGCGTCCTGATGAACCGTTATTACAATTATTAGAAAATTTACGCAACCTCAATAGTTTAGAGGAAAGACTCAAAACAGTTGTAGAAGTTACTCACGAATTTGTTAGTCCCAGTCGTACCAATGTGTACTGGTTTGAGAGACAAGGACGCTATTTTTGGTGTCGCATGAGTAATCAACTAGTCAATATGGGTAGAGATTCTAGCCAAGAACAACCGGCAGCCGGAATGACTGTCCAAGAATTAAGTGAATTGTATTATGCTTTGTCTGTCAATCAAATTGTTTGGATTGGTGATGCACGCAGTTCCTTAAAGAGTCATTTTACTGCGAAATTGTTGCAGCGTTTGCGAGTGCGATCGCTTCTAGCAGCTCCTATCATGTGGCAAAAAGATTTGCTAGGTTTTCTAGCGGTAGAAGGGAATGAACCGCGTATCTGGACAGAAGCCGATAAAAATTTCGTCCAAGGTGCAGCAGGTTTACTGTCTCTTGTTGCACCCACTGACAGTATAGAAAACACTGTTAAACAAATTCAAGAAGATTCTTTATTAACTAGTCAAGTTGCTCAAAGTGTCTACACTTACCAAGACTTGAAGGAAACTTTACGCACTTATGCAGCTAGAGTTCTCACTAGATTAGCAGCTACTCGCTTTTTACTTTTACATTACGACCAAGACCAGAATAATTATCAAGTCATTTACCAAACTCAACCAAATAATCGTCGTCCTGTCACCTCTGGGTTTAGTTTATTAACAGAGACAGATAGACAAATGTTGAAATCTGCGAAATCGGCAGTAGAAATTGAGAATTTAGAAGAAGATTTGCGCTTTTTTAATTGGCGACCTCTATTATTGGAAAATGGGATGCGATCGCTCTTAATTTGTAATTGCGCCCAAGGTCATAAAGCCGAAGCTTTGCTCATAGTTACCCACACAAATCATCGTAATTGGACAACTCTCGAAAAAGAACTACTCTGGATTGTTAGTCAACAAATTGGTGTGATTGTGCGCCAATGGCGACTGATGATTAATAATGAACAGCAGCAACAACTTTTCCAGAGTATGCAAAAATGTCTGAGCGTTTTAGACATTAGTAACAACGAAAATAGTGAAGCGGAAAAATATCAGCTAGAACGCACAGCCCTCACACAAATAGGTGCTTTATTGAACTGTCCTTTAGCGCTACTATTATCTTGGCAGGATGGTGATTCTACCGCAGAAATTATCCCTGGGGTGATTGGCGATAGTCGATTTGGGGTAGTAGTAAATGCCCAAGTTTCTATTCAGAGTGAAGCTTTAATTCAGTGGACATTAGCTCAAGAGAGTTATTTGAGTGTGAATGTAGATGATTTACCACCAGACACGCGCAAATGGTTACATGGTGCAGGAATTGGGCAAATTTTGACTTTAGCTTTACGGACTACCACTGGTCATCAACCCACTGGGGTATTATTGTTAGCAGATAATCGAGAACGTCACTGGCCACAGCACAACCTGAATGCGGTAGAAACGCTGGTGAATCAATTGGCTTGGTTGCGACGACAACAGCAAATCAGCCATGTGGTTGAGTCTACAACTCAGGAATTAAGACAACTCAATTGGTACAAAAATCGACGTTTGGAAGAAATTCAACGGACAACTGCACAATTGCTGAGTCAAATTCATGATTTGGGCATTCCTAGCAATGACTTGACACAAACACGCTATAAATTATTACTACGACAATTAGATCATACCAATGCTTCCATGACAGCGATTGTCAAACTCGAACAGTGGCATTTACATCTGAGTTGGGAAACTATGCCTATAGCTAGTTTACTCAAGCGATCGCTCGAACGGATAGATAATTTAGTCCAGCAACAAAAGCTATGGATTGGTGTTCATGGTTTGGGACAACCCCTAACAGAAGCAGAACCTAGCAACGGTGGGGCTTCACTCAAAAATTTGCCTGCATCACCTTATCCATCGACAATGGCGATCGCTGGTGATATTGTTAAGTTTGAATTAGTCCTCCATGAATTATTAATTGCTGCTTGTCACCGTGCTGGACATGGTAGCCGAATTGATATTTGGTGTCGTCGGATAGATGAGAAATTGTTAGAGTTATCCATTACTGATAACGGTAAAATTGAAGCACAACTACTCACAGAACTACAACAAAAAACGCACCCAGATATTCTCTCTTTATCACATTTGCAAAAATCAGCTAGTTTACATTTACTGATTTGCCAACAAGTAATCCAACAACTCGGTGGAGATTTAGATTTTTATCAATTACCAGATCATCGAGTAGTTAGTCGCTTACTTTTACCATTAGCTGTGACTAATTCTTAGTTCGATTTTGTTTTTTTAACGCAGAGGGACGCGGAGGTAGCGCAGAGGGACGCTGAGGATTGCTAAATTTAGTTTGTGTTTGTGTAATGGTGAGTTATCTTCACTCAATACTTTTTGAATACTTAGTTAACTAGTTTCTTGACTGTTACCACAATGTTTACAATATGGTAAATGCTTATAGGTTAGCTCGTGACAATGTTGGCATTCGACGTATTGATAATAACCACAATGGGGACAGAAAGCATCATTCTGGCGAATTTTTTTAGCACAGTTAAAACAACGTGATTGTTGAACTCTATTAACTGCTTGAACTTGGGGATTAAGGATAACTTTTTGGAAAAACTTGATAATGACAAAACCAATCAAGGGAACCAGCAAAATGTAAAGATAACTGACTAGAAATAGTAAACTACCAAAAACTGCACTAATAATATTAAAAAGGAATTGAAAGATGACTCCGACTTGCAGAAATTCAAAAATTTTCAAGACTAACGGAATCATAAAGATGACTAACAAATGCCAACTCATCAATGAGATGAGTCCGTATCCCTTCGCTCTAGCAAATCTATGTACAAACAGAGCAATTAGAATCAATGGTAAGAGAAACATTGATTGCAAAGCTAATTGGATACTGGGATACCAAAAAGATGCTTGTTGATAGCCTTGTTTAACTTTGACAAACTCACCTTCATTTTGCAAAAGGGCTATAAAACTAGTACTTTCTGGTTTGCCTAACAGTCCATTTTGCAGACTAGCAATTTCTTTTTCTAAAGTGGCAATATTAGCATTATTTTGGTCTAATACTTGTTTAGCTTTTTCTGCACCAATTTGATTAATTGACTGTCCTGGAGGTTGTCCCGCAATTTTTTCTAAAAGTGTAGAGTCATATTGAGCGCGGATATTATCATTAGCTTGTTTGAGTGTAATTATCTTATTTTGTTTTTGCTCAATTGTTTTTAATGTTTGCTGATTTTGAGAATTATTCAGCTTATCTTGATCTGCGGCATACTGGAGACATATCGGAGAAACTTTACCTAGATGTGCTGATTCAGTTTGTTGATAGAGTTGTTGCCTATTTAGTTGATTATTATTATCGTCTTGTAAGGAGAGTTTAATTATTTCATATTCTTTATTTTTGGTGGTTTTTGTACGATAATTTTGCCATTCAGCATAACATGGATAAGCTTGTGAAGGGCTAAGATGCCATTGACTAATATCATTTAGTCCTGTAAAAACATTGATTAAGATAAAGATATCAATCAAAATAATGACAATCAAACTAACTCTATTTAGTGGTTCGTTGTTGATTGTTCTTGATCTATTAAAGAATTG
Coding sequences within it:
- a CDS encoding quinone-dependent dihydroorotate dehydrogenase; the encoded protein is MDIYQLAVRPFLFNLMKADPEWLHQQTMRSLSLLSHTSDRSTTQLVQNILQQSLCLQDPRLQQNLFGLNFPNPVGLAAGFDKDGVAAAIWAKLGFGFAELGTVTFVPQPGNPRPRLFRLPLDKAALNRMGFNNSGAADMAERLAQEKRELNFAIPIGINLGKSKVTPLEAAAADYLNSFRLLKELGDYFVVNVSSPNTPGLRSLQDASMLSTILDGLQKENNAHKPIFVKIAPDLEWEAIADIITLAKTYQLAGIIATNTTIRRDGLKTQVIEQTGTSPETEAGGISGAPVRDRSTEVIRFIWQQTQGQIPIIGVGGIFTAADAWEKITAGASLIQVYTGWIYEGPMMVRRILAGLAAKLEENGLNSITEAVGRESMVNGQ
- a CDS encoding GAF domain-containing protein, which encodes MLINNQMGQPQKPIAAEQPILALGRVLQCLREEDDVDVLIETTITYIQQQFNYNLIWIACYDRLKHVLFGKGGVTPSNEVNFLRKRVVLIPGDLLEQVVIQQCPLGVADIRNENRAGELQELGKKFNIQGTIILPMRHKDKCMGLLLLGSERWGYLLPEEGKARLMMVLGELAAVLSQREIDLQQKQTKRPDEPLLQLLENLRNLNSLEERLKTVVEVTHEFVSPSRTNVYWFERQGRYFWCRMSNQLVNMGRDSSQEQPAAGMTVQELSELYYALSVNQIVWIGDARSSLKSHFTAKLLQRLRVRSLLAAPIMWQKDLLGFLAVEGNEPRIWTEADKNFVQGAAGLLSLVAPTDSIENTVKQIQEDSLLTSQVAQSVYTYQDLKETLRTYAARVLTRLAATRFLLLHYDQDQNNYQVIYQTQPNNRRPVTSGFSLLTETDRQMLKSAKSAVEIENLEEDLRFFNWRPLLLENGMRSLLICNCAQGHKAEALLIVTHTNHRNWTTLEKELLWIVSQQIGVIVRQWRLMINNEQQQQLFQSMQKCLSVLDISNNENSEAEKYQLERTALTQIGALLNCPLALLLSWQDGDSTAEIIPGVIGDSRFGVVVNAQVSIQSEALIQWTLAQESYLSVNVDDLPPDTRKWLHGAGIGQILTLALRTTTGHQPTGVLLLADNRERHWPQHNLNAVETLVNQLAWLRRQQQISHVVESTTQELRQLNWYKNRRLEEIQRTTAQLLSQIHDLGIPSNDLTQTRYKLLLRQLDHTNASMTAIVKLEQWHLHLSWETMPIASLLKRSLERIDNLVQQQKLWIGVHGLGQPLTEAEPSNGGASLKNLPASPYPSTMAIAGDIVKFELVLHELLIAACHRAGHGSRIDIWCRRIDEKLLELSITDNGKIEAQLLTELQQKTHPDILSLSHLQKSASLHLLICQQVIQQLGGDLDFYQLPDHRVVSRLLLPLAVTNS